One region of Vescimonas fastidiosa genomic DNA includes:
- a CDS encoding SrtB-anchored collagen-binding adhesin — MKKTWKRLCTGFLALATVVTSLPTTPVHAESKQYWTESAERVGIIEKVMNDGSIGSTFNEGYMKVEGETAYCIDINTDFKNGYKTRADASSRMSTDQISDVALSLEYVKQYGEAHKELNYKQLYLLEQCVVWQRLSVHLGWQCDNVRASYDEIQKATQDEVFSGAKAFVKENKGRYECGGYIYSGEGQELGQFWAKLNVGNAKLQKTSSNTSITDGNGNYYIAGATYGVFSDKDCTKQLATLTTDENGNTDIAEVKAGTVYIKELYAPAGYKVDKTVYSLKVEVGKTAILKVSDTPKVTDTLIELFKIDMETQKDNPQGNASLAGAEFTWKYYAGFYNKDNLPAEATRTWVTKTIAETDSDGTTHYITKLADTYKVSGDSFYMQDGKAVLPLGTLTVEETKAPNGYLLEGAYMQAGDKSEQIKGLYVTQITEDGDLAVLSGSNQFSVSDKVIRGGVKIQKRDLETGDTKPQGSATLKDTAFDIISLNDNAVLVEGKLYKKNEVVKTIRTDIEGVASTSSDLLPYGKFRIVESEAPNGYLTDGAKPIDFTITENGKIVDLTEKAHSIYNQIKRGDIEGVKIGAGTHKRLADVPFRITSKTTGENHVVVTDDNGQFSTSADWASHKHNTNAGKTSEDGVWFGTSEPDDSKGALPYDTYIIEEMRCDSNKGFELIPPFEIVVSRNNLVIDLGTLTDEYEKEISIHTTATSKDGEKTILAGKEVTIVDTVKLDGLTKGTKYQLKGWQMLKEENAELIIDGKRVENDYTFVADDEEMKVEISYTFNASALGGKNLVTFEELYDLSNSDEPVKVAEHKDIEDDGQTVLITERIIKIHTTVTDKDGNKELKAGKDVTIIDTVTLEGLEVGTQYKLVGWQMLKEENAELLINGKRVESDYTFIADSEAMKVEVAFTFDATSLDGKQLVTFEELYDLSNPDEPKKVTEHKDIEDKGQTITFKEKPEEPEKPETPPTPEKPNRPSDSPKTGDSTNVMAFIVMLLASAGGLAGTYLYKRRKMKKS; from the coding sequence ATGAAAAAGACATGGAAACGATTGTGTACGGGCTTCTTAGCTCTTGCAACTGTCGTTACTTCTTTACCGACTACACCCGTTCATGCAGAAAGCAAGCAATACTGGACGGAAAGTGCAGAGCGTGTCGGTATCATTGAAAAAGTAATGAATGACGGTTCTATCGGTTCGACATTCAATGAGGGCTATATGAAAGTTGAGGGCGAAACTGCCTATTGTATCGACATCAATACAGATTTCAAAAATGGTTACAAGACCAGAGCTGACGCAAGCTCACGCATGAGTACCGACCAGATTTCAGATGTGGCGTTATCCTTAGAGTATGTCAAACAGTATGGCGAAGCTCACAAGGAACTGAACTACAAGCAACTCTATCTGTTGGAACAATGTGTTGTCTGGCAGAGATTGAGCGTACATCTTGGCTGGCAATGTGATAACGTGCGAGCTTCTTATGATGAAATTCAAAAGGCTACGCAGGACGAAGTTTTCTCTGGTGCAAAAGCCTTTGTCAAAGAAAATAAAGGACGCTATGAATGTGGCGGTTATATCTACTCTGGCGAGGGGCAGGAATTAGGACAATTCTGGGCGAAACTGAATGTCGGAAATGCAAAACTACAAAAGACTTCCAGTAATACCAGCATTACCGACGGTAATGGGAATTACTATATTGCAGGTGCAACATACGGTGTCTTTTCTGATAAAGACTGCACAAAACAGCTTGCCACCCTTACGACTGATGAAAACGGAAACACAGATATTGCAGAGGTAAAAGCAGGCACAGTCTATATCAAGGAATTATACGCACCAGCAGGATATAAAGTGGATAAAACTGTATATTCCTTAAAGGTTGAAGTTGGAAAGACAGCAATTTTGAAAGTATCAGATACGCCAAAAGTAACGGACACTTTGATTGAGCTTTTCAAGATTGATATGGAAACACAGAAAGACAATCCGCAAGGGAACGCTTCTTTAGCAGGTGCGGAATTTACATGGAAGTATTATGCTGGCTTCTACAATAAAGACAATCTCCCTGCCGAAGCTACTCGTACATGGGTTACAAAGACAATCGCTGAAACAGACAGCGACGGGACAACTCATTACATCACAAAATTAGCGGACACATACAAAGTATCTGGCGACAGCTTCTATATGCAGGACGGCAAGGCGGTTCTTCCACTTGGAACACTAACCGTAGAAGAAACAAAAGCTCCAAACGGCTACTTGTTAGAGGGTGCATATATGCAGGCTGGCGATAAGTCCGAACAGATAAAAGGCTTATATGTAACACAGATTACCGAGGACGGCGACCTTGCCGTATTATCTGGAAGTAACCAGTTTTCCGTATCAGACAAGGTTATCCGTGGCGGTGTCAAAATTCAGAAACGAGATTTAGAAACGGGCGATACAAAGCCACAAGGAAGTGCCACTTTGAAAGATACTGCCTTTGACATCATTTCCTTAAATGATAATGCAGTATTGGTTGAGGGCAAGTTATACAAGAAAAATGAAGTGGTAAAGACAATTCGTACAGATATTGAGGGTGTCGCTTCTACTTCTTCTGACCTCTTACCTTATGGAAAATTCCGTATCGTTGAGAGTGAAGCTCCCAACGGTTACTTAACTGACGGTGCAAAGCCGATTGATTTTACAATCACAGAAAATGGAAAAATCGTGGACTTAACCGAAAAAGCCCATTCTATCTATAATCAGATTAAGCGTGGAGATATTGAGGGTGTAAAAATCGGTGCAGGCACACACAAGCGTCTTGCTGATGTTCCTTTTAGGATCACAAGCAAGACAACGGGCGAAAATCACGTCGTGGTAACTGATGATAACGGGCAATTCTCCACTTCTGCTGACTGGGCTTCTCATAAGCACAATACAAACGCAGGCAAGACCAGCGAGGACGGTGTGTGGTTTGGAACTTCTGAACCAGACGACAGCAAGGGTGCATTGCCTTATGATACCTACATCATTGAAGAAATGCGTTGCGACAGTAACAAAGGCTTTGAACTTATCCCACCTTTTGAAATCGTGGTATCAAGAAATAATCTTGTGATTGATTTAGGGACGCTGACTGATGAATACGAAAAAGAAATCTCTATCCATACCACAGCGACCAGCAAGGACGGCGAAAAGACTATCCTTGCAGGAAAAGAGGTTACAATCGTTGATACTGTCAAATTAGACGGACTTACAAAAGGCACAAAATATCAGCTCAAAGGTTGGCAGATGTTAAAGGAAGAAAACGCCGAGCTTATCATTGACGGGAAACGTGTAGAAAACGATTATACCTTTGTCGCTGATGATGAAGAAATGAAAGTGGAAATTTCCTATACATTCAATGCGTCTGCTTTAGGTGGCAAGAACCTTGTTACCTTTGAGGAATTATATGATTTAAGCAATTCAGACGAACCCGTAAAAGTTGCGGAACACAAGGACATTGAGGACGACGGGCAAACGGTACTTATCACAGAGCGTATCATCAAGATACATACTACCGTTACCGATAAGGACGGCAATAAAGAGCTTAAAGCAGGAAAAGACGTTACAATCATTGATACCGTAACCTTAGAGGGCTTAGAAGTCGGTACACAGTACAAACTTGTGGGCTGGCAGATGTTGAAAGAAGAAAATGCAGAACTTCTTATCAATGGAAAACGTGTGGAAAGTGATTACACTTTTATTGCTGACAGCGAAGCTATGAAAGTGGAAGTTGCTTTTACGTTTGACGCTACTTCTCTTGACGGCAAACAGCTTGTAACTTTTGAGGAATTATACGATTTAAGCAATCCAGACGAGCCGAAGAAAGTTACCGAGCATAAGGATATTGAGGATAAGGGACAGACGATTACCTTTAAGGAAAAGCCAGAAGAACCAGAGAAACCCGAAACACCACCGACACCGGAAAAGCCTAACAGACCTAGCGACAGTCCCAAAACGGGCGACAGTACAAATGTAATGGCATTTATCGTGATGTTGCTTGCGTCTGCTGGTGGACTGGCTGGAACATATCTTTACAAACGCCGTAAAATGAAGAAATCATAA
- a CDS encoding DUF961 family protein, which yields MKYVVPDMAQSFGTLEFAGRKRASL from the coding sequence ATGAAATATGTCGTGCCAGATATGGCACAGTCTTTTGGAACTCTTGAATTTGCAGGGCGAAAGCGAGCCAGTCTTTGA
- a CDS encoding YdcP family protein, translating into MNLQGESEPVFERDKNNRRVLARRSYNLYSDVQKGENVVVEIPVQAGEKKFKYEQKVKLVNPKLYGRGYAIGDMGHTDYVLVADDIVAVEEK; encoded by the coding sequence TTGAATTTGCAGGGCGAAAGCGAGCCAGTCTTTGAAAGAGATAAAAATAATCGCAGGGTCTTAGCCAGACGAAGCTATAACCTTTATTCCGACGTACAGAAAGGCGAAAATGTTGTGGTAGAAATTCCCGTGCAGGCTGGCGAAAAGAAGTTCAAGTATGAGCAGAAAGTAAAACTTGTCAATCCGAAGTTATACGGCAGAGGTTACGCAATCGGGGATATGGGACATACCGATTATGTATTAGTTGCTGATGATATTGTAGCAGTTGAAGAAAAGTAA
- a CDS encoding YdcP family protein, producing the protein MRLSNGFVIDKEKTFGELKFTAVRDVFLQNEDGTPSTQLKKRIYDLKCSLHGGIIPVSVPPEVPLREFPYNAVVELVNPVADTVSRKTYTGADVDWYVKAEDIVLKNKGNQNAGSPQNHTPQGQPKK; encoded by the coding sequence ATGAGATTATCAAACGGATTTGTTATTGACAAAGAGAAAACATTTGGAGAATTAAAATTTACAGCAGTGCGTGATGTGTTCTTACAGAATGAGGACGGGACACCGAGTACCCAGCTTAAAAAGCGTATCTATGATTTGAAGTGCAGTCTGCATGGTGGAATTATCCCCGTATCTGTACCGCCAGAAGTACCGTTAAGAGAATTTCCGTACAATGCAGTTGTGGAACTTGTCAATCCCGTAGCCGATACGGTATCACGAAAGACCTATACGGGTGCAGATGTGGACTGGTATGTAAAGGCAGAGGATATTGTATTGAAGAATAAAGGAAACCAGAACGCAGGAAGTCCACAGAACCATACACCGCAGGGACAGCCGAAAAAATAA